From the Micromonospora sediminicola genome, one window contains:
- a CDS encoding DJ-1/PfpI family protein: MQIAFLLFDRFTALDVVGPYDVLSHLPGARVTLVADRPGPVRNDVGSLHLYADAALVDVTRPEVIVVPGGPGQNAHMHDGPVLRWLRAVDPHSTWTASVCSGSLLLAAAGLLAGRRATTHWLLRDDLAALGVVASPERVVFDGKYGTAAGVSAGLDLAFALAGRIAGGTVAQGIQLAHEYQPQPPYRAGDPATAPDAVVAAVLARRSAIVGRA, translated from the coding sequence TTGCAGATCGCGTTCCTGCTCTTCGACCGTTTCACCGCACTGGACGTCGTCGGCCCCTACGACGTGCTCAGTCACCTGCCCGGCGCGCGGGTCACCCTCGTCGCCGACCGTCCCGGCCCGGTCCGCAACGACGTCGGCAGCCTCCACCTGTACGCCGACGCGGCGCTCGTCGACGTGACCCGCCCGGAGGTGATCGTCGTTCCGGGCGGCCCCGGCCAGAACGCGCACATGCACGACGGCCCGGTCCTGCGCTGGCTGCGTGCCGTCGACCCGCACAGCACGTGGACCGCCTCGGTCTGCAGCGGCTCGCTCCTGCTCGCCGCCGCCGGCCTGCTCGCCGGCCGTCGCGCCACCACGCACTGGCTGCTCCGCGACGACCTGGCCGCGCTCGGCGTCGTCGCGTCGCCCGAGCGGGTCGTCTTCGACGGCAAGTACGGCACCGCCGCCGGCGTCTCCGCCGGCTTGGACCTCGCCTTCGCCCTGGCCGGCCGGATCGCCGGTGGCACGGTCGCGCAGGGCATCCAACTCGCCCACGAGTACCAGCCGCAGCCGCCCTACCGGGCCGGCGATCCGGCGACCGCGCCGGACGCGGTCGTCGCGGCGGTCCTCGCCCGGCGCTCGGCCATCGTGGGGCGGGCATGA
- a CDS encoding HD domain-containing protein has protein sequence MSDDQDAAGAMSFIFEAGVLKRAARTGWWFAGVKHPESIAEHSFRTALIGMVLAAMEGADPGRVSMLCVLHDTQETRITDMPHIAKRYLTSVPNTAVTADQVADCPPAVAEAMRAAVAEYEAGETHEAVVARDADKLECLVQAVEYRHQGVADVQRWIDSSRAALRTASAHRLADAALTGSPMAWLNPPAR, from the coding sequence ATGAGCGACGACCAGGACGCTGCTGGAGCGATGAGCTTCATCTTCGAGGCGGGAGTGCTCAAGCGCGCGGCCCGGACCGGCTGGTGGTTCGCCGGTGTGAAGCACCCGGAGTCGATTGCCGAACACTCGTTCCGCACGGCGCTCATCGGCATGGTGCTCGCGGCCATGGAGGGCGCGGACCCGGGCCGGGTGTCGATGCTGTGCGTCCTGCACGACACCCAGGAAACCCGGATCACCGACATGCCGCACATCGCCAAGCGCTATCTCACCTCTGTGCCCAACACCGCCGTGACGGCCGACCAGGTCGCCGACTGCCCACCGGCTGTCGCCGAGGCGATGCGGGCCGCCGTCGCCGAGTACGAGGCCGGCGAGACCCACGAGGCGGTGGTGGCCCGCGACGCCGACAAGCTCGAATGCCTCGTCCAGGCCGTCGAGTACCGGCACCAGGGCGTCGCCGACGTCCAGCGATGGATCGACAGCTCACGGGCGGCGCTGAGGACGGCATCCGCACACCGCCTCGCCGACGCCGCCCTGACCGGCAGTCCGATGGCGTGGTTGAACCCGCCCGCGCGGTGA
- a CDS encoding class I SAM-dependent DNA methyltransferase, producing the protein MTTTDQVREAYASVADLYIELFGTSGQVHADDLAFIRAHVAGRPGPVLDVGCGPGHLTDHLRSAGADATGLDVVGEFIAHARATYPDGSYLLGSMTDLPIADRRLAGVLSWGSVIHLPPDDLDDVLAEFRRVTRPGATMVFGIFVGDEVAAFDHKVITAFRWPVDAFVDRLARAGFAEVARLHRPADGVNRPHAAVAAVRA; encoded by the coding sequence GTGACGACCACGGATCAGGTCCGCGAGGCGTACGCGTCCGTCGCGGACCTCTACATCGAACTGTTCGGCACCAGCGGGCAGGTGCACGCCGACGACCTCGCCTTCATCCGTGCGCATGTGGCCGGGCGGCCCGGTCCGGTGCTCGACGTGGGCTGCGGGCCCGGTCACCTCACCGACCACCTCCGCTCGGCCGGGGCCGACGCCACCGGCCTCGACGTCGTCGGCGAGTTCATCGCCCACGCCCGGGCCACCTACCCGGACGGCAGCTACCTGCTCGGCTCCATGACGGATCTGCCGATCGCCGACCGCCGCCTCGCCGGCGTCCTGTCCTGGGGCTCGGTCATCCACCTGCCACCGGACGACCTCGACGACGTGCTCGCCGAGTTCCGGCGGGTCACGCGCCCGGGCGCGACGATGGTGTTCGGCATCTTCGTCGGCGACGAGGTGGCCGCGTTCGACCACAAGGTCATCACCGCCTTCCGCTGGCCCGTGGACGCGTTCGTCGACCGGCTGGCCCGGGCCGGCTTCGCCGAGGTGGCCCGGCTGCACCGGCCCGCCGACGGCGTCAACCGCCCACACGCGGCCGTCGCGGCGGTCAGGGCGTGA
- a CDS encoding GlxA family transcriptional regulator, protein MSGRTVLILLFAGVQSLDVTGPLEVFAGAGPAYRVVTASSGGAAVRTSSGLTLVPDADLSVVPAPDTVIVPGGEGTRDTDPAIVRWLRAHASGARRVVSVCSGALVLAEAGLLAGRRATTHWRVCDTLARRYPDVLVDPEPIFVRDGPIATSAGVTAGIDLALALVEEDLGRDVALAIARHLVMFLRRPGNQTQFSAQLSAQVASRSGLREVQRWIADNPHADLRVPTLARRANLSPRQFARAFTTEVGEPPGRYVDRVRLETARRLLEEGDDSVDRIAGRSGYGTSEAMRRAFVRALGVPPSEYRRRF, encoded by the coding sequence ATGTCCGGCCGTACCGTTCTGATCCTGCTGTTCGCGGGTGTGCAGAGCCTCGACGTGACCGGCCCGTTGGAGGTCTTCGCGGGCGCCGGCCCGGCCTACCGGGTGGTGACCGCCAGTTCCGGCGGCGCGGCGGTCCGCACGTCGAGCGGCCTGACCCTGGTGCCCGACGCGGACCTGTCGGTCGTGCCGGCGCCGGACACGGTGATCGTGCCCGGCGGCGAGGGCACCCGCGACACCGATCCGGCGATCGTCCGGTGGCTCCGGGCGCACGCCTCGGGGGCGCGACGCGTCGTCTCGGTGTGCAGCGGTGCGTTGGTCCTGGCCGAGGCCGGTCTGCTGGCCGGCCGCCGGGCCACCACCCACTGGCGGGTCTGCGACACGCTGGCCCGGCGGTATCCCGACGTCCTGGTCGATCCGGAGCCGATCTTCGTCCGGGACGGGCCGATCGCCACCTCGGCCGGCGTGACCGCCGGCATCGATCTCGCGCTCGCCCTGGTCGAGGAGGACCTCGGCCGCGACGTGGCGCTGGCCATCGCCCGGCACCTGGTGATGTTCCTGCGCCGCCCCGGCAACCAGACCCAGTTCAGCGCCCAGCTGTCCGCCCAGGTCGCCAGCCGCTCCGGCCTACGCGAGGTGCAGCGGTGGATCGCCGACAACCCGCACGCCGACCTGCGGGTCCCGACGCTGGCGCGACGGGCCAACCTGTCACCGCGGCAGTTCGCCCGGGCGTTCACCACCGAGGTCGGTGAGCCACCGGGCCGCTACGTCGACCGGGTACGCCTGGAGACCGCGCGCCGCCTGCTGGAGGAGGGTGACGACAGCGTCGACCGGATCGCCGGACGGTCCGGGTACGGGACGAGCGAGGCCATGCGCCGCGCCTTCGTCCGCGCACTGGGCGTTCCGCCCTCCGAGTACCGACGCCGCTTCTGA
- a CDS encoding low temperature requirement protein A, whose amino-acid sequence MTGRDPGERDRSTTPLELLYDLTYVVAFGAAADELAHQIGEGHVGAALGAYAFAIFAVTWAWINFTWFSSAYDNDDALFRGATLVQMLGVVVLIFGLPVSFEAAADGGSPNNLLLVVGYVIMRVPIIGLWLRAARQDPAHRRITVAYAVTIAVAQVGWLLTAILPLPVTVVVAALVLLALGEMALPVVLERRRGSPPWNAGHLAERFSLLTLITLGEVVAATTAAVAALIHAQGWSLAAVVIIASGLVLAATLWWAYFLIPSRPILERWPGRTFAWRYAHLPIFGAIAAVGAGLRVATAAVEEEKISVLQVALSLAGPMAALLVMIFVTWSVLMRSYDLTHVPLLVLSLVPLAAAVTVPSLLGATGPIHPDDGTSLTALVAAIALVALAGIVEVVGHETVGFRHTMRALDRR is encoded by the coding sequence ATGACCGGCCGTGACCCCGGCGAGCGGGACCGGTCGACCACGCCGCTGGAACTGCTCTACGACCTGACCTACGTGGTCGCGTTCGGGGCCGCCGCCGACGAGCTCGCGCACCAGATCGGCGAGGGTCACGTCGGCGCGGCCCTGGGCGCGTACGCGTTCGCGATCTTCGCGGTGACGTGGGCGTGGATCAACTTCACCTGGTTCTCCTCCGCGTACGACAACGACGACGCGCTGTTCCGTGGCGCGACGCTCGTGCAGATGCTCGGCGTCGTCGTCCTGATCTTCGGGCTTCCGGTCAGCTTCGAGGCCGCGGCGGATGGGGGCAGCCCCAACAACCTGCTCCTGGTCGTCGGCTACGTCATCATGCGCGTACCCATCATCGGGCTGTGGCTGCGCGCCGCCCGGCAGGACCCGGCGCACCGGCGGATCACCGTCGCGTACGCGGTCACCATCGCCGTGGCGCAGGTCGGCTGGCTGCTGACCGCGATCCTTCCGCTGCCGGTCACCGTGGTCGTCGCCGCGCTGGTGCTGCTGGCGCTCGGCGAGATGGCCCTGCCCGTGGTGCTGGAACGACGGCGGGGCAGCCCGCCCTGGAACGCCGGCCACCTCGCCGAACGGTTCAGCCTGCTCACCCTCATCACGCTCGGTGAGGTGGTCGCCGCCACCACCGCCGCCGTGGCCGCGCTCATCCACGCGCAGGGGTGGAGCCTCGCCGCCGTCGTGATCATCGCGTCCGGTCTGGTGCTCGCCGCGACGCTGTGGTGGGCCTACTTCCTCATCCCCTCCCGGCCCATCCTGGAGCGGTGGCCGGGCCGCACGTTCGCCTGGCGGTACGCCCACCTGCCGATCTTCGGCGCGATCGCCGCCGTGGGCGCCGGGCTGCGGGTCGCCACCGCCGCCGTGGAGGAGGAGAAGATCTCCGTGCTCCAGGTGGCGCTCTCGCTCGCCGGGCCGATGGCGGCCCTGCTCGTCATGATCTTCGTGACCTGGAGCGTGCTGATGCGCTCCTACGACCTGACGCACGTGCCGCTGCTGGTGCTCTCGCTCGTTCCGCTCGCAGCCGCCGTCACCGTGCCGTCGCTGCTGGGCGCCACCGGGCCGATCCACCCGGACGACGGGACGAGCCTGACCGCCCTGGTCGCCGCCATCGCCCTGGTCGCGCTGGCGGGGATCGTCGAGGTGGTCGGGCACGAGACCGTCGGGTTCCGGCACACGATGCGCGCCCTGGACCGGCGCTGA
- a CDS encoding helix-turn-helix domain-containing protein — MAGQRLSTPHRGEVTGYLLKLVRESIPLTQEQLAAQLGVDRATVQSWESGRRPFTAVPFGQAVAIRQRLGSLGANAKLLAALDDAAEADLVLAALLRDEAAPFAVAEEPLGWSVLTHRLTDLILWGVLGQEPTFLRSIPTPRRRGPVATAPSLSVAERAAFFARLRVLAERSSPGRQTDVLLHRQACFLAGMDPTGASASWLADSTLRAARRYQRFHTWSPQWPDVRSMVTSLANQGDPEPLRHFIASAHPDDACERAALNYSAYWVGESPYRHRDDSFMPTALGDWRGVILFRHLVERLAIGHPFVDLNIHNLWALLTVRRRLPQDDPVAGQALADRSAFLLDSDQVSKQSRQELASILYSLRADGVTGTRTGR; from the coding sequence ATGGCAGGCCAGCGTTTATCAACTCCCCATCGCGGCGAGGTGACGGGCTATCTCCTGAAGCTCGTCAGGGAATCCATCCCGCTGACTCAGGAGCAGCTCGCAGCCCAATTGGGCGTAGACCGGGCGACCGTCCAGAGCTGGGAGTCGGGACGTAGGCCATTCACCGCCGTACCGTTCGGCCAGGCCGTTGCGATTCGCCAACGGCTCGGGAGTCTTGGTGCGAACGCAAAGCTTCTCGCCGCCCTGGACGATGCCGCCGAGGCGGACCTCGTCCTTGCGGCTCTTCTCAGGGATGAGGCAGCACCATTCGCCGTCGCCGAGGAACCGCTCGGCTGGTCGGTCCTGACGCACCGTCTGACAGACCTGATCCTCTGGGGCGTCCTAGGGCAGGAGCCCACCTTCCTCAGGAGCATTCCCACACCCCGACGACGCGGCCCCGTGGCGACTGCCCCATCCCTGTCCGTCGCTGAGAGAGCAGCGTTCTTCGCGCGCCTTCGCGTCCTCGCCGAACGCTCGTCGCCCGGGCGACAGACGGATGTCCTGTTACACCGACAAGCTTGCTTCCTCGCTGGCATGGACCCCACTGGCGCATCCGCATCGTGGCTCGCCGACAGCACACTCCGGGCGGCGCGGCGGTACCAACGCTTCCACACCTGGTCACCGCAGTGGCCCGACGTCCGATCGATGGTGACCTCCCTAGCCAATCAGGGAGATCCGGAACCGTTGCGGCACTTCATCGCTAGCGCTCACCCGGACGACGCATGTGAACGTGCCGCTCTCAACTACTCCGCCTATTGGGTAGGTGAGAGTCCGTACCGGCATCGTGACGATTCGTTCATGCCCACTGCGCTCGGCGACTGGCGAGGAGTCATCTTGTTCCGGCACCTGGTCGAGCGCCTTGCCATCGGTCACCCGTTCGTCGATCTCAACATCCACAACCTCTGGGCATTGCTGACTGTGAGGCGTCGCCTGCCCCAGGACGACCCCGTCGCCGGGCAGGCACTTGCCGACCGCAGCGCCTTCCTGCTCGACAGCGACCAGGTATCGAAGCAGTCGCGACAGGAACTAGCGTCTATCCTCTACAGCCTCCGTGCCGACGGAGTCACCGGTACAAGGACGGGCAGATGA
- a CDS encoding GNAT family N-acetyltransferase: MPQPILRTDRLLLVPLADRHLELEVQLDSDAEVLRYLYSRPRTRDEVVASHARRRGLATKVDGLGFWMAFGSDGGARGSTAPAGEDDGEFVGLMMLPPANGPDQPDDPTVAELGYRLVRRYWRRGLASEASRVLLRHAFDTVGQRLVIAQTMTVNAGSRGVMEAVGMRYVRTYFPTFDEPVPGADQGEVEYEMTREMWEHVSAAPPPATS, from the coding sequence ATGCCTCAGCCGATCTTGCGTACCGACCGCCTGCTGCTGGTTCCCCTGGCCGACCGGCACCTGGAGCTGGAGGTCCAGCTCGACTCCGACGCCGAGGTGCTCCGCTACCTCTACTCCCGCCCGCGCACCCGGGACGAGGTGGTCGCCTCCCACGCGCGGCGGCGGGGCCTGGCCACCAAGGTGGACGGCCTGGGCTTCTGGATGGCGTTCGGCTCCGACGGCGGCGCGCGCGGCTCGACGGCCCCGGCGGGGGAGGACGACGGTGAGTTCGTCGGGCTCATGATGCTGCCCCCGGCGAACGGCCCCGACCAGCCTGACGACCCCACCGTCGCCGAACTGGGCTACCGGCTGGTGCGCCGGTACTGGCGCCGGGGCCTGGCCAGCGAGGCGTCCCGCGTCCTGCTGCGGCACGCCTTCGACACGGTCGGGCAGCGCCTTGTGATCGCCCAGACGATGACCGTGAACGCCGGCTCCCGAGGGGTCATGGAGGCGGTCGGCATGCGCTACGTGCGCACCTACTTCCCGACCTTCGACGAGCCGGTGCCGGGAGCGGACCAGGGCGAGGTCGAGTACGAGATGACCCGCGAGATGTGGGAGCACGTTTCGGCAGCGCCGCCGCCGGCCACCTCATAG
- a CDS encoding YdeI/OmpD-associated family protein gives MAGAELDELVVADAGALRAWLSAHHATSPGVWLALTRKGGTVTTLTWQQAVDEALCFGWIDGQARKRDEETSWIRFTPRRPRSIWSQRNVSHVARLEAAGRMTPAGRAAVEAAKADGRWDAAYAPPSEAEVPADLLAAIAAVPAAQAMFDVLTKANRFALIHRLNAVKRAETRARKIGEFVAMLARHETPHPQKARPPVTP, from the coding sequence ATGGCGGGAGCGGAGCTGGACGAGTTGGTCGTGGCGGACGCGGGCGCGCTGCGGGCGTGGTTGTCGGCCCACCACGCCACGTCCCCGGGTGTCTGGCTCGCGCTGACCCGCAAGGGTGGCACCGTCACGACGTTGACCTGGCAGCAGGCGGTCGACGAGGCGCTGTGTTTCGGCTGGATCGACGGGCAGGCCCGCAAGCGGGACGAGGAGACCTCGTGGATCCGGTTCACCCCGCGCCGGCCCCGCAGCATCTGGTCGCAACGCAACGTCTCGCACGTGGCCCGGTTGGAGGCGGCGGGCCGGATGACACCCGCGGGCCGCGCCGCGGTGGAGGCCGCGAAGGCGGACGGCCGCTGGGACGCCGCCTATGCCCCGCCGTCGGAGGCGGAGGTGCCGGCCGACCTGCTGGCCGCGATCGCCGCGGTGCCCGCCGCCCAGGCCATGTTCGACGTGCTCACCAAGGCCAACCGGTTCGCGCTCATCCACCGCCTCAACGCGGTCAAGCGGGCGGAGACCCGCGCGCGCAAGATCGGCGAGTTCGTGGCCATGCTGGCCCGCCACGAGACGCCCCATCCGCAGAAGGCCAGGCCTCCGGTCACGCCCTGA